A stretch of Perognathus longimembris pacificus isolate PPM17 chromosome 1, ASM2315922v1, whole genome shotgun sequence DNA encodes these proteins:
- the Spata6l gene encoding spermatogenesis associated 6-like protein isoform X5: MFALFFIFICTCLLFVYYYYYYFFLKISCPGVFLQDKQDVYLGIYLLNQYLETECFPSVFPIMIQQSMKFEKVFENAIDPGAVAELLESFLTRFELIQLVPPAWAELAYYEENTRDFLFPEPKLRPSHPGIHREILMKTAIGFPGIAPKLEFSTRTAIRECVILHRTRFLDEEYKPQKPSSNTYGQIPPLKNKKKKSKNHHDRRCKDMQSQAPSPYFTRRFFLDQPTQLDFGHHFRCSEDRKPPFVVRHVDSAKPFGEDNLEHHLLKSQRKSKFSDFLFPMRRGY; this comes from the exons ATGTttgctctcttctttatttttatttgtacctgtctattatttgtttattattattattattatttttttttaaagatttcttgCCCGGGAGTGTTTCTGCAGGACAAGCAAGATGTGTACCTCGGCATCTACCTCTTGAATCAATACCTGGAGACTGAGTGCTTTCCTTCTGTGTTCCCTATCATGATTCAGCAAAGCATGAAATTTGAAAAG GTATTTGAAAATGCAATAGATCCTGGAGCTGTAGCAGAACTTTTAGAaa gcttCCTAACCAGGTTTGAATTAATACAGTTAGTGCCTCCAG cGTGGGCAGAATTGGCCTACTATGAAGAAAACACAcgagattttctttttcctgagcCCAAGCTGAGACCTTCACACCCAGGAATACATAGGGAGATACTCATGAAGACAGCTATAGGATTCCCA ggcaTTGCTCCCAAACTAGAATTTTCTACAAGGACAGCCATCCGAGAATGTGTAATTCTTCATAGAACCAGATTTCTT gaTGAAGAATATAAGCCACAAAAACCTTCATCTAACACATATGGACAGATACCCcctttaaagaataaaaagaagaaatcaaaaaaTCATCATGACAGACGGTGTAAAGACATGCAGTCCCAAGCACCCTCTCCATATTTCACCAGACGTTTCTTCCTGGACCAGCCAACTCAGTTGGACTTTGGACATCACTTCAGATGCTCTGAGGATAGGAAACCTCCATTTGTAGTTAGACAT gTGGACAGTGCAAAACCCTTTGGTGAAGATAATTTGGAACATCATTTATTGAAATCTCAGAGAAAATcaaaattttcagattttttgtttCCAATGAGGAGAG GTTATTAG
- the Spata6l gene encoding spermatogenesis associated 6-like protein isoform X2: protein MFALFFIFICTCLLFVYYYYYYFFLKISCPGVFLQDKQDVYLGIYLLNQYLETECFPSVFPIMIQQSMKFEKVFENAIDPGAVAELLESFLTRFELIQLVPPAWAELAYYEENTRDFLFPEPKLRPSHPGIHREILMKTAIGFPGIAPKLEFSTRTAIRECVILHRTRFLDEEYKPQKPSSNTYGQIPPLKNKKKKSKNHHDRRCKDMQSQAPSPYFTRRFFLDQPTQLDFGHHFRCSEDRKPPFVVRHVDSAKPFGEDNLEHHLLKSQRKSKFSDFLFPMRRASSLDSFAENVKVIREPDERIVLKKDSPSSLESSKYEKFSLRNQGDADFHRKTSLASSPYSRSPSPVEQPFRERKSLSLKEIMSLKHQATF, encoded by the exons ATGTttgctctcttctttatttttatttgtacctgtctattatttgtttattattattattattatttttttttaaagatttcttgCCCGGGAGTGTTTCTGCAGGACAAGCAAGATGTGTACCTCGGCATCTACCTCTTGAATCAATACCTGGAGACTGAGTGCTTTCCTTCTGTGTTCCCTATCATGATTCAGCAAAGCATGAAATTTGAAAAG GTATTTGAAAATGCAATAGATCCTGGAGCTGTAGCAGAACTTTTAGAaa gcttCCTAACCAGGTTTGAATTAATACAGTTAGTGCCTCCAG cGTGGGCAGAATTGGCCTACTATGAAGAAAACACAcgagattttctttttcctgagcCCAAGCTGAGACCTTCACACCCAGGAATACATAGGGAGATACTCATGAAGACAGCTATAGGATTCCCA ggcaTTGCTCCCAAACTAGAATTTTCTACAAGGACAGCCATCCGAGAATGTGTAATTCTTCATAGAACCAGATTTCTT gaTGAAGAATATAAGCCACAAAAACCTTCATCTAACACATATGGACAGATACCCcctttaaagaataaaaagaagaaatcaaaaaaTCATCATGACAGACGGTGTAAAGACATGCAGTCCCAAGCACCCTCTCCATATTTCACCAGACGTTTCTTCCTGGACCAGCCAACTCAGTTGGACTTTGGACATCACTTCAGATGCTCTGAGGATAGGAAACCTCCATTTGTAGTTAGACAT gTGGACAGTGCAAAACCCTTTGGTGAAGATAATTTGGAACATCATTTATTGAAATCTCAGAGAAAATcaaaattttcagattttttgtttCCAATGAGGAGAG CTTCTTCTCTTGACAGCTTTGCAGAAAACGTAAAG GTTATTAGAGAGCCAGATGAACgaattgttttaaagaaagacTCACCATCATCCTTAGAATCAAGTAAATATGAAAAGTTCTCACTGAGAAACCAAGGAGATGCTGATTTCCATCGGAAAACGTCACTGGCCAGCTCCCCGTACTCCAGATCCCCCAGCCCTGTGGAGCAGCCTTTTCGAGAAAG
- the Plpp6 gene encoding polyisoprenoid diphosphate/phosphate phosphohydrolase PLPP6 — MPSPRRSVEGRSLGASAASSGSGGGGGGGGPGSPAHGGVAGRFEFQSLLSSRAPAADPTCARLRASESPVHRRGSFPLAAAGSAQVSPALPPEDDLMDLNPSFLGIALRSLLAIDLWLSKKLGVCAGESSSWGSMRPLMKLLEISGHGIPWLLGTLYCLSRSDSWAGREVLMNLLFALLLDLLLVALIKGLVRRRRPAHNQMDMFFTLSVDKYSFPSGHTTRAALVARFILNHLVLAIPLRVLVVLWAFVLGLSRVMLGRHNVTDVAFGFFLGYMQYSIVDYCWLSPHNVPVLFVLWNQP; from the coding sequence ATGCCGAGCCCCCGGAGGAGCGTGGAGGGACGGTCGCTGGGCGCCTCGGCCGCCAGCAGCGGaagcggcggcggtggcggcggcggcggccccggcaGCCCAGCGCACGGAGGTGTTGCTGGCAGGTTTGAGTTCCAGTCCCTGCTGAGTAGCCGCGCGCCGGCCGCCGACCCTACCTGCGCCCGGCTCCGTGCGTCCGAGAGCCCGGTGCACCGGCGCGGCTCCTTCCCGCTGGCCGCTGCGGGCTCCGCGCAGGTGTCCCCGGCCCTGCCGCCCGAGGATGACCTCATGGACTTGAACCCGTCCTTCCTGGGCATCGCCCTGCGCTCCCTACTGGCCATCGACCTGTGGCTGTCGAAGAAGCTGGGGGTGTGCGCCGGGGAGAGCTCGTCGTGGGGCAGCATGCGGCCTCTGATGAAGCTGCTGGAGATCTCGGGGCATGGCATCCCCTGGCTGCTGGGCACCCTCTACTGCTTGTCCAGGAGCGACAGCTGGGCCGGGCGCGAGGTGCTGATGAACCTGCTCTTCGCCCTGCTCTTGGACTTGCTGCTGGTGGCCCTCATCAAAGGGCTGGTCCGCAGGCGCCGGCCGGCCCACAATCAGATGGACATGTTTTTCACCCTCTCGGTGGACAAGTACTCCTTCCCGTCGGGTCACACCACCAGGGCCGCCCTGGTGGCGCGATTTATCCTCAACCACCTGGTACTGGCCATTCCTCTCAGGGTGCTGGTGGTACTGTGGGCCTTCGTCTTAGGTCTCTCCAGGGTCATGCTCGGCCGGCACAATGTCACTGACgtggcttttggcttttttctgggtTACATGCAATATAGTATCGTGGACTATTGCTGGCTCTCACCTCATAACGTTCCGGTTCTCTTCGTACTGTGGAATCAACCTTGA